A window from Marinagarivorans cellulosilyticus encodes these proteins:
- a CDS encoding acetate/propionate family kinase gives MTTNDIVLSINSGSSSIKFSAFTGPSATECIAKGQVSSLDSKPQIELYFFNDARQYGPLKVNNCVLTSAIEQFCSALKLSLQTYNHSGHVSVVSHRVVHGGDIAQHRVIDDALLCELTSLVPLDPLHLPSNIAAIKIALDLFPHARHVACFDTVFHTTIPLTAKQYALPKLLFDQGIKRYGFHGLSYQYVCQQLKAHYNELNDRKLIVAHLGSGASLCAIKNGDSQYCTMGFSVLDGVTMGTRCGAIDPGVLLYLLRQDYSALDIEELLYRQSGLLGLSGLSNDMRNLFADDSAASQEAIAHFTLTVVREIGALTAMLNGCNTLVFTGGIGEHAPRIRARVCQQLSYLGLELDDQKNNQHCHDGVISGIHSKVEVWVISTNEEKVMAQIAQQLAANNA, from the coding sequence ATGACAACAAACGACATAGTATTAAGCATCAATAGCGGCTCTTCGAGCATAAAATTTTCTGCGTTTACAGGGCCTAGCGCTACAGAATGCATTGCTAAAGGACAGGTATCTAGCCTAGATTCAAAGCCTCAAATAGAGCTGTATTTTTTTAACGATGCGCGGCAGTACGGTCCGTTAAAGGTAAACAATTGCGTGCTTACTAGCGCCATCGAGCAGTTTTGTTCGGCGTTAAAGCTTTCGTTACAGACTTATAACCACAGTGGTCATGTTTCGGTGGTTAGCCATCGCGTGGTTCATGGTGGCGATATAGCCCAGCACCGCGTAATCGATGATGCGTTACTTTGTGAATTAACGTCGCTTGTGCCATTAGACCCTCTGCACTTACCTTCGAATATTGCCGCTATAAAGATAGCACTCGACCTTTTTCCTCACGCACGCCATGTCGCCTGCTTTGATACTGTATTCCACACCACAATCCCCCTAACAGCAAAACAGTACGCATTGCCAAAGCTTTTGTTTGATCAAGGGATCAAACGTTACGGTTTTCACGGTTTGTCTTATCAATATGTGTGTCAACAGCTTAAGGCTCACTATAACGAGCTAAACGACAGAAAACTAATTGTTGCCCACCTAGGAAGTGGGGCAAGTTTGTGCGCGATCAAAAACGGCGACAGCCAATACTGCACAATGGGGTTTTCTGTACTCGATGGCGTTACTATGGGCACGCGTTGTGGCGCGATTGATCCAGGCGTGCTGCTCTATTTATTAAGACAGGATTATAGCGCCCTGGATATTGAGGAATTGCTATACAGGCAGTCTGGTTTGCTCGGTTTATCCGGTTTATCCAACGATATGCGCAACCTATTTGCCGACGATTCAGCTGCCTCGCAAGAAGCAATAGCGCACTTTACATTAACTGTAGTAAGAGAAATAGGAGCACTGACGGCAATGCTAAACGGTTGCAACACTCTTGTTTTTACCGGCGGTATTGGAGAGCACGCTCCGCGCATACGAGCTCGCGTTTGCCAACAATTGAGCTATTTGGGGCTTGAACTAGATGACCAGAAAAATAATCAGCATTGTCATGATGGTGTAATTTCCGGCATTCACAGTAAAGTGGAAGTTTGGGTAATATCGACAAATGAAGAAAAGGTGATGGCACAGATTGCTCAGCAACTGGCTGCCAACAATGCGTAA
- a CDS encoding phosphoketolase yields MNSLKPTEIISAHDITLIDAYWRACNYLAAGMIYLQHNPLLRQTLTGEHIKQRLLGHWGASPALSFTYIHMNRLIKKYDLNAIFLAGPGHGAPGVLGPVYLEGTYSEVYPNKSKTEAGMQKLFSEFSFPGGIGSHCTPETPGSIHEGGELGYSLSHAYGAVFDNPDLIALCVVGDGEAETGPLATAWHSNKFLNPARDGAVLPVLNLNGYKIANPTLLARISEEELTALFKGYGYQPFIVEGDVPLEMHKKMAEVMERCIVMIRDFQTQARSSQERPARPMWPMIILRTPKGWTGPTELDGHKVAGSWRSHQVPMSAMHENNDHIERLEHWLKSYQPEHLFDENGQLIPELEALAPVGPRRMSANPIANGGVLRRELIMPNIKDYGVNIAQRGVTQMSNTQVLGEFLRDIIRNNPTTFRLFGPDETASNKLSAVYEVTQKAWMGSYLPEDEDGGNLSPSGRVMEMLSEHTLEGWLEAYLLTGRHGFFHTYEAFAHVIDSMFNQHAKWLDICKNHVAWRAPVSSLNIMLSSVVWRQDHNGFSHQDPGFIDLVTNKSADVTRIYFPPDANCLLSVADHCLRSTNYINLIVSDKQKHLQYLSADEAAIHCAKGIGIWPWASNDGNTSATYTSDYDEPDVIMACCGDVPTMESLAAAAILREYLPDLKVRFINVVDLYKLQSADEHPHGLSQTDFDILFTRDKPIVFNFHGYPWLIHKLAYRRTNTQRLHVRGYKEKGNINTPLELAILNQIDRFNLVIDVIERVSFLGSRAAHLRDAMKAEIIRHIEYAHTHGIDPSEITDWVWPYA; encoded by the coding sequence ATGAATAGCCTAAAGCCTACAGAAATCATTAGCGCGCATGACATTACTTTGATCGATGCGTATTGGCGGGCCTGTAATTATTTAGCCGCCGGAATGATTTACTTACAACACAACCCATTACTCAGGCAAACATTAACAGGCGAACACATAAAACAGCGGTTATTGGGCCACTGGGGCGCTTCCCCAGCATTAAGCTTTACATATATTCATATGAATCGCCTTATTAAAAAATATGATTTGAATGCGATATTTTTAGCAGGCCCAGGTCATGGAGCCCCAGGTGTTTTAGGGCCGGTATATTTAGAAGGTACCTATTCCGAGGTTTACCCTAATAAAAGTAAAACCGAAGCCGGAATGCAAAAGTTATTTAGTGAATTTTCATTCCCTGGCGGTATTGGCAGCCATTGCACCCCAGAGACACCGGGCTCTATTCATGAAGGTGGTGAGCTGGGTTATAGCCTATCCCATGCTTATGGTGCGGTATTTGATAACCCCGACCTTATTGCGCTTTGCGTGGTTGGCGATGGCGAAGCCGAAACTGGCCCACTGGCAACCGCTTGGCATTCCAATAAATTTTTAAACCCTGCACGCGATGGCGCCGTGCTGCCGGTACTGAATTTAAATGGTTATAAAATTGCAAACCCCACTCTACTGGCACGCATCAGCGAAGAAGAATTAACTGCGCTATTTAAAGGCTATGGCTATCAGCCGTTTATTGTGGAGGGCGATGTCCCTCTTGAAATGCACAAAAAAATGGCCGAAGTCATGGAGCGGTGCATTGTAATGATTCGGGATTTTCAAACTCAAGCGCGCAGCAGCCAAGAACGACCCGCTCGCCCTATGTGGCCTATGATTATCCTGCGCACCCCCAAAGGCTGGACAGGCCCTACTGAGTTAGACGGTCATAAAGTAGCAGGGAGCTGGCGCTCACATCAAGTCCCCATGAGTGCCATGCACGAAAACAACGACCATATTGAACGACTAGAACACTGGCTAAAAAGCTACCAACCGGAACACCTTTTTGACGAGAATGGGCAGCTAATCCCAGAACTCGAAGCGCTGGCACCTGTTGGCCCGCGCAGAATGAGCGCCAACCCCATTGCAAATGGTGGCGTTTTACGCCGCGAACTGATAATGCCAAATATTAAAGATTACGGGGTTAATATAGCGCAGCGCGGCGTAACACAAATGTCTAACACGCAGGTATTGGGTGAATTTTTACGGGATATTATTCGTAATAATCCCACCACATTTCGATTATTCGGGCCAGACGAAACCGCGTCTAATAAATTATCGGCCGTTTATGAGGTGACGCAAAAAGCTTGGATGGGTAGCTACCTTCCTGAGGACGAAGACGGCGGCAACTTGTCACCTTCGGGCCGCGTCATGGAAATGCTCAGCGAGCATACTCTTGAGGGTTGGCTAGAAGCCTATTTATTAACCGGCCGGCACGGTTTCTTTCATACCTACGAGGCATTTGCCCATGTAATTGATTCCATGTTTAACCAGCATGCAAAATGGTTAGACATTTGTAAAAACCATGTCGCGTGGCGAGCACCTGTTTCATCACTCAATATTATGTTGTCTTCTGTTGTTTGGCGGCAAGACCACAATGGCTTTTCGCATCAAGACCCTGGTTTTATTGATTTAGTAACAAACAAAAGCGCCGATGTTACCCGCATTTATTTCCCGCCGGATGCGAATTGTCTATTATCCGTAGCTGATCACTGTTTACGCAGCACTAACTACATCAACCTAATCGTATCGGACAAGCAAAAACACCTGCAGTATTTATCGGCTGATGAAGCGGCTATTCATTGCGCTAAAGGTATTGGCATTTGGCCGTGGGCGAGTAACGATGGCAATACGAGCGCAACTTACACCAGCGACTACGACGAGCCCGATGTAATTATGGCTTGTTGTGGTGATGTACCTACAATGGAGTCGCTTGCGGCCGCGGCTATATTGCGCGAATACTTACCAGACTTAAAAGTACGCTTTATTAACGTTGTTGATCTTTATAAATTGCAATCTGCCGATGAACACCCGCATGGTTTATCGCAAACAGATTTTGATATTTTATTTACTCGCGATAAGCCCATTGTTTTCAATTTTCACGGTTACCCATGGCTTATTCATAAATTAGCCTACCGCCGCACAAATACACAACGGCTACACGTAAGGGGTTATAAAGAAAAAGGCAATATCAATACTCCTTTGGAATTAGCAATACTCAATCAAATCGATCGCTTCAACCTTGTTATTGATGTTATCGAACGCGTTTCGTTTTTGGGCTCTCGGGCAGCACATTTGCGTGACGCGATGAAAGCCGAGATTATTCGCCATATAGAGTATGCTCATACACACGGCATAGACCCAAGTGAGATTACCGATTGGGTATGGCCATACGCTTAA
- a CDS encoding 2OG-Fe(II) oxygenase — protein sequence MWLNKEHTDNIAIKAYRTTLLHSCPNHIVIDNLFNAAKLDDVLSILKQPNQWQTQQHTYSALYVDSDQWQQALDNQRFVQRDIWQRKAHTPSNDTAHAFLSFLRDDIFMSFLSRIFNIELTDINVADPIINTNYFRLSRADFVRQHADDSPGRQVCMLLYLNKAWQPDAGGELAFKGCDNNPIRITPRYNRCVLFDPSSKGSEHWVEALNKEHSQRYRYNVTSWYWSE from the coding sequence ATGTGGTTAAACAAAGAGCACACCGACAATATCGCAATAAAGGCATACCGCACCACACTATTGCACTCTTGCCCAAATCATATTGTAATTGACAACCTGTTTAACGCTGCCAAGTTAGATGATGTGCTATCGATTTTAAAGCAACCCAACCAATGGCAAACCCAGCAACATACTTACTCGGCACTTTATGTGGATTCCGATCAGTGGCAACAAGCCCTCGACAATCAGCGCTTTGTTCAACGCGATATTTGGCAACGTAAAGCCCATACCCCAAGCAATGACACCGCGCACGCATTTTTGTCTTTTTTGCGCGACGATATTTTTATGTCTTTCTTATCGCGTATTTTTAATATTGAGCTCACCGACATCAACGTTGCAGACCCGATAATTAATACCAATTACTTCCGCCTAAGCCGAGCCGATTTTGTTCGGCAACACGCCGATGATTCCCCAGGAAGACAGGTTTGCATGTTGCTGTATTTAAATAAAGCATGGCAACCCGATGCCGGCGGCGAGCTAGCGTTTAAAGGATGCGACAATAACCCCATTCGCATAACCCCACGTTACAACCGCTGCGTGCTATTTGATCCATCCTCTAAGGGCTCCGAACACTGGGTAGAAGCCTTAAACAAGGAGCATTCTCAGCGATACCGCTATAACGTCACCAGTTGGTACTGGTCAGAATAA
- a CDS encoding helix-turn-helix domain-containing protein, whose protein sequence is MSFFQATSLIALTLIAWHVVALFRAKTTTHQFHAVFLLILAIPLLHNYAQLSGYVIWPIATALCRSLLLVYGPMLYLFLRHIVKRPAKYWQWHFAPYILIACYKALSGGDYPPLLLVGVFFMHIAFYSIQTLQLLKAHNRVLTILLRRFAGASQHWLMWQTFGIAFLAFMDVAIIAWLSLGGQVNPWVWQCVMLCLSIYVLSIAALTAWQPGIFDPPQEPTTSSPSPYSAPSPKPRQLELAPSTAIALGEKLNAHLLEQQAYRQNDLSLDTLAATLGLSRQQMSELLNAHLKTGFYELINEYRINDAKAALTTSQAAVLDIAFAVGFNSKNAFYRAFKAATGKTPGDFRKHARHNQQAPPTELKNAVF, encoded by the coding sequence ATGTCCTTTTTTCAAGCCACATCACTTATTGCACTCACGCTAATTGCGTGGCACGTCGTTGCCTTATTTCGCGCCAAAACAACCACACATCAGTTTCATGCCGTTTTTTTGCTTATTCTGGCTATACCACTGCTACATAATTACGCACAGCTTTCTGGCTATGTAATATGGCCAATAGCTACTGCGCTATGCCGTTCGCTATTACTGGTATACGGGCCAATGCTTTACCTGTTTTTGCGCCACATTGTTAAACGCCCTGCGAAATACTGGCAGTGGCATTTTGCCCCTTACATACTGATTGCCTGCTACAAAGCATTGAGCGGTGGCGATTACCCACCATTACTTTTAGTAGGTGTTTTTTTCATGCATATTGCCTTTTATAGCATTCAAACCCTACAGCTTCTAAAAGCACACAACCGCGTACTAACAATTTTGCTACGCCGCTTTGCAGGAGCAAGCCAGCATTGGCTTATGTGGCAGACATTTGGCATCGCTTTTTTAGCCTTTATGGATGTCGCTATTATTGCTTGGCTATCGTTAGGCGGCCAAGTTAACCCTTGGGTATGGCAATGTGTAATGCTTTGTTTAAGTATTTATGTATTGAGCATTGCTGCTCTAACGGCGTGGCAACCGGGAATATTTGACCCCCCACAAGAACCAACGACTAGCAGCCCATCGCCGTATTCAGCCCCAAGCCCTAAACCAAGGCAGCTCGAACTCGCTCCCTCCACGGCTATAGCGCTAGGAGAAAAACTCAACGCCCACCTTTTGGAACAACAGGCTTATCGCCAGAACGATCTATCGCTCGATACCCTAGCAGCAACCTTAGGGCTTAGCCGGCAGCAAATGTCAGAGCTTTTGAATGCGCATTTAAAGACGGGGTTTTATGAGCTTATAAATGAGTACAGAATTAACGATGCTAAAGCCGCATTAACGACTAGCCAAGCCGCTGTACTGGACATTGCCTTCGCTGTAGGTTTTAACAGTAAAAACGCTTTTTACCGGGCCTTTAAGGCTGCCACAGGGAAAACCCCTGGCGATTTCCGCAAGCACGCACGCCATAACCAGCAAGCACCACCCACAGAGCTAAAAAATGCCGTTTTCTAA
- a CDS encoding alpha/beta hydrolase family esterase, with product MLFARTIISIVACSFALSTAADFISDAEPQMGHYQGSPYATWEKLYAERLQVRTFRQSLNGQQNKIVRRYLQYIPHRIYQNDQTFPLVILLPGGSTSAEQLRFFDMGDRFERLADAENFMLVYANAYPLDGQPAPHVAEQPFNANQGYWRTCVGGPGAGDNFYDVDDTAYIKNLIAQMQREALPIDPDRIYIVGLSNGGEMAEHAARTMGGQIAAVAAVNPVFGLPATLELNACAAEPSQAPLSMMIMHSTPDPVLTPIFESLGIDYEVSTDQSVAAWMGALGVNPESAVDYDLPNTVFEGEDYVGDEHWSLATRNSFITRTNYTPATNGATFTRLQVHGGGHQWPTQKAAPNDDTSTFGFRNQDINAEVIIWDFLKDKLRIAE from the coding sequence ATGTTATTTGCTCGAACAATTATATCCATTGTTGCCTGCAGCTTTGCTCTTAGCACGGCCGCCGACTTTATTTCAGACGCCGAACCTCAAATGGGGCACTACCAAGGCTCACCGTATGCGACATGGGAAAAGCTTTATGCGGAACGGCTCCAAGTACGTACGTTTCGCCAATCGTTAAACGGGCAGCAAAATAAAATAGTGCGCCGTTATTTACAGTATATTCCCCACCGCATTTATCAAAACGACCAGACATTTCCGCTGGTAATACTCTTGCCAGGGGGCAGCACAAGCGCCGAGCAGCTTCGTTTTTTTGATATGGGGGATCGTTTTGAGCGCCTAGCTGATGCCGAAAATTTTATGCTAGTTTACGCCAACGCTTACCCACTTGATGGTCAACCGGCACCTCACGTTGCCGAGCAGCCCTTCAATGCAAACCAAGGCTATTGGCGCACTTGCGTGGGCGGCCCTGGCGCAGGCGATAACTTTTACGATGTCGATGATACGGCTTACATAAAAAACCTAATAGCCCAAATGCAGCGCGAGGCATTACCTATCGACCCTGATCGTATTTACATAGTCGGCTTATCTAACGGCGGTGAAATGGCCGAGCATGCAGCCAGAACAATGGGTGGTCAAATTGCAGCGGTGGCAGCGGTTAACCCAGTATTTGGGCTACCGGCAACCCTTGAGCTAAATGCCTGCGCAGCAGAACCCTCGCAAGCACCGCTTTCTATGATGATAATGCACAGCACACCAGACCCAGTATTGACACCTATTTTTGAAAGTTTAGGTATTGATTACGAAGTATCTACCGATCAATCTGTAGCGGCGTGGATGGGTGCACTAGGGGTTAACCCAGAGTCTGCCGTAGATTACGACTTACCTAACACCGTGTTTGAAGGCGAAGACTACGTCGGTGATGAGCATTGGTCACTTGCGACACGCAACAGCTTTATTACGCGCACAAATTATACTCCAGCGACTAACGGCGCAACATTCACCCGCTTGCAAGTCCACGGCGGTGGCCACCAATGGCCCACACAAAAAGCCGCCCCCAACGACGACACTTCGACGTTTGGGTTTCGCAATCAAGACATCAATGCAGAAGTTATTATTTGGGACTTTCTAAAAGATAAGCTGCGCATCGCAGAGTAG
- a CDS encoding glycoside hydrolase family 3 C-terminal domain-containing protein gives MTKIALLSSVSLMSIVLCCLGCSAPKVSSSSQPLVSAKSTRSPAVIEAEVERLLSLMTLEEKGSLVHANGKFSVAAIERLGIHETWLSDGPHGVREEISRHSWDAAGWTSDYSTYLPPLTTVAASWDRNMAQLHGNVLGSEARHRGKDFILGPGVNLARLPLYGRNFEYFGEDPYLTGKLAVEEVKAIQRNDVAATVKHYALNTQELNRIGVDAKPDERTLREIYLPAFEMTVKEGGALSLMGGYNQVRGTNANQSRHLVMDILKGEWGFKGILMTDWNVDINTFDAAMNGLDLEMGTDVSEYSQYFLAEPLLAMIRDGKIPESVLDDKVRRMLRVQLTMGMMDKQRLSGQRNTEEHQQAAKKIAQEGIVLLKNDDSILPLDKSKVRNLLVLGPNVDRPHGAGGGSSTVKALYEVTPLQGLKNALGENVNITFMRTRKSAAILPIDGIFVETRHWTGTPAWNTEFYSSADRTQRLSFDTAPDSAYKAKAGKTEFVTMSADVRPKSTGVHTFKISALGKLQLRIDGEVVFSHTGTSKKIVRHNVNLSQGQVYRVDILYDGDQEFLLGWDTPGNIFSSRDDVIAAAKKADTVIYVGGLSHGDDREAIDRTDMKLPNDQDSVIETLLAVKPSTLVVMIAGSAVEMPWAAKAKALLWSSYGGMEAGNALSDVLFGVVNPSGKLPITLPHKLEDTPAIALNDYNAIENLYPEGVFMGYRWFEEKNIEPLFPFGFGLSYTTFKYSNLRLSTNALKKGDTLTVTVDVTNTGKVAGSEVVQLYIGDVAASVPRPAKELKGFDKAFLLPGQTKTLAFTVNQRDLAFWDVNSNDWLAEEGDFDVLIGASVADVRLAKRFSYNQ, from the coding sequence ATGACTAAAATTGCTTTACTTTCTTCTGTTTCTCTAATGTCTATTGTCTTATGTTGCCTTGGTTGTTCCGCGCCTAAGGTATCTTCATCTTCGCAGCCTTTGGTTAGTGCTAAAAGCACGCGCTCACCCGCCGTTATCGAGGCAGAAGTAGAGCGTTTACTCTCGTTAATGACACTAGAAGAGAAGGGTTCTTTGGTGCATGCCAATGGCAAGTTTTCGGTTGCTGCTATTGAGCGCTTGGGGATCCACGAAACTTGGCTGTCTGATGGCCCGCATGGGGTAAGAGAAGAAATTTCGCGCCACAGCTGGGATGCTGCAGGCTGGACCAGCGATTACTCTACTTACTTGCCTCCGCTAACGACTGTGGCTGCTAGCTGGGATCGTAACATGGCGCAGCTACACGGTAATGTCCTCGGCAGCGAGGCGCGTCACCGTGGTAAAGACTTTATTTTGGGGCCGGGAGTTAATTTGGCGCGCTTGCCTTTGTATGGCCGAAACTTCGAGTATTTTGGTGAAGATCCGTACTTGACGGGGAAGCTGGCGGTTGAGGAGGTAAAAGCTATTCAGCGTAATGACGTCGCCGCTACTGTTAAGCATTATGCGCTTAATACCCAGGAGCTAAACCGTATTGGCGTTGACGCTAAGCCTGATGAGCGAACATTGCGTGAAATATATTTACCAGCCTTTGAAATGACAGTGAAAGAAGGTGGCGCATTAAGTTTAATGGGAGGCTATAACCAAGTTCGTGGAACGAATGCCAACCAAAGCCGACACCTAGTCATGGATATATTAAAAGGGGAGTGGGGTTTTAAAGGTATTTTGATGACGGATTGGAATGTCGACATCAATACTTTTGATGCCGCTATGAACGGCCTTGATTTAGAGATGGGCACCGATGTTAGCGAGTATAGCCAGTACTTTTTAGCCGAACCGTTATTGGCCATGATTCGCGATGGAAAAATCCCAGAGTCGGTGTTAGATGACAAGGTTCGGCGTATGTTGCGCGTGCAATTAACGATGGGGATGATGGATAAACAGCGTTTATCGGGCCAGCGTAATACAGAAGAGCATCAGCAAGCGGCTAAAAAAATTGCGCAAGAAGGCATTGTTTTATTAAAAAACGACGACTCAATATTGCCCTTGGATAAATCAAAAGTACGCAACTTATTAGTACTTGGTCCAAATGTAGATCGCCCCCACGGCGCTGGCGGCGGCTCCTCAACCGTTAAGGCGTTATATGAAGTTACACCATTGCAAGGTTTAAAAAATGCGCTGGGTGAAAACGTTAATATAACATTCATGAGAACCCGAAAGTCGGCTGCTATCTTACCAATCGATGGCATTTTTGTAGAGACGCGACACTGGACGGGAACCCCTGCATGGAATACCGAGTTTTATAGTTCGGCCGATCGCACGCAGCGTTTATCCTTTGATACAGCGCCAGACTCGGCCTATAAAGCTAAAGCGGGCAAAACAGAGTTTGTCACCATGAGCGCCGATGTTCGCCCTAAAAGCACAGGGGTACATACCTTTAAAATATCTGCGCTAGGTAAGTTGCAATTGCGTATTGATGGTGAGGTGGTATTTTCCCACACGGGTACGTCGAAAAAAATTGTGCGCCATAACGTGAACTTAAGCCAGGGGCAGGTTTACCGAGTTGATATTTTATATGATGGCGATCAAGAATTTTTACTGGGTTGGGATACTCCAGGCAATATATTCTCTTCCCGTGACGATGTTATTGCGGCGGCTAAAAAAGCCGATACGGTTATTTATGTGGGCGGCTTAAGTCATGGCGATGACCGAGAGGCGATTGATCGCACGGACATGAAGCTGCCGAACGACCAAGATTCGGTTATTGAAACTTTATTAGCAGTTAAGCCTAGTACCCTTGTAGTGATGATTGCAGGCTCTGCCGTGGAAATGCCGTGGGCGGCCAAGGCAAAGGCTTTGTTGTGGAGTAGCTATGGCGGTATGGAGGCCGGTAACGCACTAAGCGATGTGTTGTTTGGTGTGGTTAACCCTAGCGGTAAATTACCCATCACCTTGCCCCATAAGCTTGAAGATACGCCAGCTATTGCGCTTAACGACTACAATGCTATAGAAAACTTGTACCCCGAGGGCGTGTTTATGGGGTACCGCTGGTTTGAAGAGAAAAACATCGAACCGTTATTCCCCTTTGGTTTTGGTTTGTCGTATACGACTTTTAAATATTCTAATTTACGCTTGTCTACAAATGCTTTGAAAAAAGGCGATACTTTAACCGTTACGGTTGATGTTACAAATACTGGTAAAGTTGCCGGTAGTGAAGTGGTGCAATTGTATATTGGGGATGTTGCAGCTAGTGTTCCGCGGCCAGCTAAAGAGCTTAAGGGTTTTGATAAGGCCTTCTTATTACCGGGGCAAACTAAAACACTCGCCTTTACGGTTAACCAACGGGATCTAGCATTTTGGGATGTTAACTCTAATGACTGGTTGGCTGAAGAGGGAGATTTTGATGTGTTAATTGGTGCATCTGTTGCAGATGTGCGGCTTGCAAAACGTTTTAGTTACAATCAATAA